From the Entomomonas sp. E2T0 genome, one window contains:
- a CDS encoding NAD(P)H-quinone oxidoreductase: MKALYSIAKQLNWQPEQFIDCPKGYVRVQVAAAGLNRADLLQRQGKYPPPKGITEALGLECAGIITETNQVTNWQVGDRVCALLAGGAMASEVVIDARHLLPVPKNLSLIEAAVIPEVYATAWLNLFQIAQLKSTEKVLIHAGAGGVGSAAIQLCKAFNNPCWVTVGSQARLDYCLSLGAQGGVVRTENLDALTKDAPFDVILDPVGADYMALNTDLLNVDGRWVIIAMMGGHKAEINLAKLLAKRIQLTGSTLRSRDNDFKATLIKGLTDKVWPLFETNQLSHNLAKSFAIEEAEQAFEALASNQINGKIALVIN, encoded by the coding sequence ATGAAAGCACTCTATAGCATAGCCAAGCAGCTAAATTGGCAACCAGAACAATTTATTGATTGTCCTAAAGGCTATGTAAGAGTGCAAGTTGCTGCTGCTGGCTTAAATCGAGCAGATTTGCTACAACGCCAAGGTAAATATCCTCCACCTAAAGGTATTACTGAAGCATTAGGTTTAGAATGTGCAGGTATTATTACAGAAACTAATCAAGTCACCAATTGGCAAGTAGGTGATCGAGTTTGTGCTTTATTAGCAGGTGGAGCAATGGCATCGGAAGTGGTTATAGATGCTCGTCATTTACTACCTGTACCCAAAAATCTTTCATTAATAGAAGCAGCTGTAATACCAGAAGTATATGCCACCGCTTGGTTGAATTTATTTCAGATCGCGCAATTAAAATCTACTGAAAAGGTCTTAATTCATGCTGGGGCTGGTGGTGTAGGCTCTGCAGCTATACAACTATGTAAAGCTTTTAATAATCCTTGCTGGGTAACAGTAGGTAGCCAAGCTAGATTAGACTATTGCCTATCATTAGGTGCTCAAGGTGGTGTTGTACGTACAGAAAACCTAGATGCTCTTACTAAAGATGCCCCTTTTGATGTTATTTTAGACCCTGTAGGTGCTGATTATATGGCACTTAATACTGATCTGCTCAATGTGGATGGCCGTTGGGTTATTATCGCTATGATGGGTGGTCATAAAGCAGAAATTAATTTAGCTAAACTACTAGCGAAACGTATTCAACTTACAGGCTCAACTTTACGTAGTCGTGATAACGATTTTAAAGCAACCCTAATTAAAGGACTAACAGACAAAGTCTGGCCCTTATTTGAAACTAATCAGCTCTCTCATAATCTAGCTAAAAGCTT
- a CDS encoding [protein-PII] uridylyltransferase encodes MSSTAELFDQGQFQAELALKSSPIAAFKKVIKQACTILDQRFCTGYDIRKLITERAWLIDQILIQAWKQFSWPESNRIALLAVGGYGRGELHPHSDIDVLILIENGYQEQFTSSIEKFLMLLWDIGLEIGHSVRTLDECAEHARNDLTIITNLIECRTITGADTLRKQMLAATSTEHMWPSSEFLIQKYLEQKARHEKYNDTEYNLEPNVKGSPGGLRDIQTILWIGRREYGKLKLHAMIAKGFITENEYRVMNASLLFLWKVRYALHMLANRAEDRLLLDYQAKVANLLGYTAEEPKVAIEQLMKKYYRMVMNVSSINEIIYQHFKEVILEKNKTPTITPLNNHFQIRNDFIEVTQPDVFKKEPSALLEIFLVLAKNPAIWGIRANTIRLLCEARHLINDKFRHDPTNSQLFLDLFKCESDIHRNLRRMNRYGILGRYIPAFGHIVGQMQYDLFHIYTVDAHTLNVIKHLRKLSRSEMMEKFPLPSKVFLKLAKPELIYLAGLFHDIGKGRGGDHSEIGAEEVFNFGKLHRLPTEDTELIAWLVANHLIMSTTAQRKDLTDPKVINDFALRVGDENHLNYLYVLTVADINATNPTLWNSWRATLLQQLYTETKRALRRGLTNPLGRNEQIHQTQQAAMDILIRSGIDEDEIMSLWSQMGEDYFLRHTSSDIAWHTEAILHHENNQDPLVLFKQTSQRGIGSASQIFIYAPKQWDFFAVTVSIMGQLNLSIQDARILPSTSKFSLDTYIVLNEDGSSIGQDQHRINTIREELINGLKNPENYQTIIQRRVPRQLKHFTFKPRVSIYNDPQNDVSIVQIEAPDRPGLLARIAKIFLSYDLTIQGAKITTLGERVEDNFLVIDKTGHAISDNELINELQQTIINKLSETSQPASDNFILSI; translated from the coding sequence ATGAGTAGTACTGCTGAACTATTTGATCAAGGGCAATTCCAAGCAGAACTTGCCTTAAAATCAAGTCCTATTGCAGCTTTTAAAAAAGTGATTAAGCAAGCATGTACTATTCTAGATCAACGCTTTTGCACTGGTTACGACATTCGTAAGCTCATCACTGAACGTGCATGGCTTATTGACCAAATTCTTATACAAGCTTGGAAGCAATTTAGCTGGCCAGAATCTAACCGAATTGCACTATTAGCAGTAGGTGGTTATGGTCGTGGAGAATTGCACCCTCATTCAGATATTGATGTATTAATTCTTATAGAAAATGGTTATCAAGAGCAGTTTACCTCCTCTATTGAGAAGTTTTTAATGCTGTTATGGGATATTGGTTTAGAAATTGGTCATAGTGTTCGTACACTGGATGAATGTGCTGAACATGCCCGCAATGACCTAACAATCATTACCAACCTAATTGAATGCCGTACCATTACAGGGGCAGATACTCTCCGCAAACAAATGCTAGCGGCAACCAGTACTGAACATATGTGGCCAAGCTCAGAATTTCTTATTCAGAAATACCTTGAGCAAAAAGCTCGCCATGAAAAATATAACGATACAGAATATAACTTAGAACCCAATGTAAAAGGTTCTCCTGGTGGCTTAAGAGATATTCAAACTATTTTATGGATTGGTCGTAGAGAGTATGGCAAATTAAAACTACATGCCATGATTGCTAAAGGCTTTATTACAGAAAATGAATATCGTGTAATGAATGCCTCGCTGCTTTTTTTATGGAAAGTACGCTACGCCCTACATATGTTAGCTAACCGCGCAGAAGACCGCTTACTGCTCGACTATCAAGCTAAAGTAGCCAATTTATTAGGTTATACGGCGGAAGAACCTAAAGTAGCCATTGAACAATTAATGAAGAAATATTACCGAATGGTAATGAATGTTTCGAGCATTAATGAAATTATTTATCAGCATTTTAAAGAAGTTATTTTAGAAAAAAATAAAACGCCTACTATCACGCCACTAAATAATCATTTTCAAATACGTAATGATTTTATTGAAGTTACTCAACCTGATGTATTTAAAAAAGAACCCTCTGCTCTTTTAGAGATCTTTTTAGTACTGGCAAAAAACCCTGCAATATGGGGAATTAGGGCAAATACTATTCGCCTATTATGTGAAGCTAGACATCTGATTAATGATAAATTTCGGCATGATCCTACAAACTCACAACTATTCCTCGACCTATTTAAGTGTGAGTCAGATATTCATCGTAACCTAAGACGCATGAATCGTTATGGTATTTTAGGCCGCTATATTCCTGCATTTGGTCATATTGTTGGACAAATGCAATATGATCTATTCCATATTTATACGGTAGATGCACATACCTTAAATGTTATCAAACATTTAAGAAAACTGTCTCGTTCAGAGATGATGGAAAAGTTTCCATTACCTAGCAAAGTATTCCTAAAACTGGCTAAACCTGAATTAATCTACTTAGCAGGCTTATTTCATGATATAGGCAAAGGACGTGGTGGTGATCACTCAGAAATTGGTGCAGAAGAAGTATTTAATTTTGGTAAGCTACATCGACTCCCTACAGAAGACACTGAACTTATTGCATGGTTAGTGGCTAACCATTTGATTATGTCTACCACCGCTCAACGCAAAGATTTAACTGATCCTAAAGTAATTAATGATTTTGCACTACGCGTAGGCGATGAAAATCATCTTAACTATCTGTATGTACTAACCGTAGCTGATATTAACGCTACCAACCCTACTCTTTGGAATTCTTGGCGTGCCACCTTACTACAACAACTTTATACAGAAACCAAACGTGCCTTAAGACGCGGCTTAACCAATCCGCTAGGTCGCAATGAGCAAATTCATCAAACCCAACAAGCTGCTATGGATATTTTAATTCGTAGTGGTATTGATGAAGATGAAATTATGTCGTTATGGTCGCAAATGGGAGAAGATTACTTTTTACGTCATACTTCCAGTGATATTGCTTGGCATACCGAAGCTATTTTACATCACGAAAATAACCAAGACCCATTAGTGCTATTTAAACAAACCTCACAACGAGGTATTGGTAGTGCATCACAAATCTTTATTTATGCACCCAAGCAATGGGATTTCTTTGCAGTAACAGTATCTATTATGGGACAACTGAACCTTAGTATTCAGGATGCACGAATTTTACCTTCAACTTCTAAGTTTTCACTAGATACCTATATTGTTTTAAATGAAGATGGCTCATCCATAGGTCAAGATCAACACCGTATAAATACCATACGTGAAGAACTTATTAATGGTCTAAAAAATCCAGAAAACTATCAAACTATTATTCAACGTCGTGTGCCTAGGCAGCTAAAGCACTTTACCTTTAAGCCAAGAGTATCTATTTATAATGACCCACAAAACGATGTTAGCATTGTACAAATAGAGGCTCCTGATAGGCCTGGTTTACTAGCACGTATTGCTAAAATATTTTTGTCTTATGATTTAACCATTCAAGGTGCTAAAATAACCACCTTAGGGGAGCGAGTAGAAGATAACTTTTTAGTTATTGATAAAACAGGTCATGCTATCTCTGACAATGAACTAATAAACGAACTACAGCAAACTATTATTAACAAGCTATCAGAAACCTCTCAACCTGCTTCTGATAATTTTATACTATCTATTTAA
- the ung gene encoding uracil-DNA glycosylase → MTKEVALETSWKNVLQDEFEKPYMTALGDFLRAEKAAGKIVYPKGSLIFNALNSTPLDAVKVVILGQDPYHGPNQAHGLSFSVQPGVVIPPSLVNIYKEIKRDLNIDPPKHGCLQSWAEQGVLLLNTSLTVEANKAASHSKQGWQQFTDRVIQEVNQHCTSVVFMLWGSHAQSKRNLIDPTKHLVLCSAHPSPLSAHRGFLGNGHFSKANYFLEQRGITPINWQLPAVVNSL, encoded by the coding sequence ATGACTAAAGAAGTTGCCTTAGAAACATCATGGAAAAATGTTTTACAAGACGAATTTGAAAAGCCATATATGACCGCTTTGGGAGACTTTTTACGGGCTGAAAAAGCAGCAGGTAAAATAGTTTATCCTAAAGGTTCGCTCATTTTTAATGCATTAAACAGTACACCACTTGATGCTGTAAAAGTAGTGATTTTAGGTCAAGACCCTTACCATGGTCCTAATCAAGCACATGGCCTTAGTTTTTCTGTACAGCCAGGTGTTGTTATTCCACCTTCTTTGGTTAATATATATAAAGAGATCAAACGAGATTTAAATATTGATCCACCTAAACATGGTTGTTTACAATCTTGGGCTGAACAAGGTGTATTACTATTAAATACTTCGCTAACAGTGGAGGCTAATAAAGCAGCTTCGCATTCTAAACAAGGTTGGCAACAGTTTACTGATAGGGTTATTCAAGAAGTAAATCAACACTGTACTAGTGTGGTATTTATGTTGTGGGGCTCGCATGCGCAAAGTAAAAGAAATTTGATTGATCCCACTAAGCATCTTGTTTTATGCTCTGCACATCCTTCGCCTTTATCCGCTCATCGTGGTTTTTTAGGCAATGGGCATTTTAGTAAAGCTAATTATTTCTTAGAACAGCGTGGTATTACACCTATTAACTGGCAATTACCCGCTGTTGTAAATTCTTTGTAA
- a CDS encoding carboxy terminal-processing peptidase yields the protein MGITAPSVLADVSATPAKTTTKKDAKAVAWKDLKPDENQIITSLNIFEILRRHHYLKLPLDDARSTVVFDSYLKSLDPQRSFFLQSDIDEFAPLRTQFFRLLRYGQLKQGYTIYQRYLERVQSRVEFLLAKLENGIDKIDFNSNETLLIDREKAPWPKDLAEQHDLWTKQFTDDVLRLKLTNKKNEDITSQLTKRYQNQLKRLKQISSEDIFQSYINAFATSYDPHTEYMSPETAENFDINMSLSLEGIGAVLQSDNDYVKIVRLVPAGPAAKSKQLAPADRIVAVGQDKEEMIDIIGWRLEEVVKKIRGAKGSKVQLEVIPASNPPGDLTTKKVTIIREAIKLEDQAAKKSVLNLDYQGKSRKIGIIELPTFYLDFKGVRNNDPNYRSSVRDVKNLLTELKKEKVEGIIIDLRNNGGGSLQEATELTGLFLPLGPAVQVRDSNGQVTVLDDASASEKDGKVKQSPIYNGPLIILVNRLSASASEIFAGAMQDYHRALIVGSQTFGKGTVQSVLPLKHGELKLTVAKFYRVSGQSTQNQGVVPDISYPSIINTEQIGESSLPEAMPWDTINPAISAINNPFSTVLDNLQQKHDERAKNNPDFVYYKQRADLVKKLAEEKTLSLNIKQRKQQKDQAEQELLNLENTRRIAKGDKPIDKLDALETEFNKELEENATPKPEKDGYLVETAHVLLDYITYHEQTK from the coding sequence ATGGGCATTACTGCACCTAGTGTTTTGGCAGATGTGTCGGCTACTCCTGCCAAAACAACCACTAAAAAAGATGCAAAAGCAGTAGCTTGGAAAGACCTTAAACCTGATGAAAATCAGATTATTACCAGTTTAAATATTTTTGAAATATTACGCCGCCATCATTACTTAAAATTACCACTTGATGATGCTCGCTCAACAGTTGTATTTGATAGTTATCTAAAATCTTTAGATCCTCAACGGAGTTTCTTTTTACAATCAGATATTGATGAGTTTGCACCATTACGTACACAATTTTTCCGTCTACTACGCTATGGACAATTAAAACAAGGTTATACTATCTATCAACGTTATTTAGAGCGTGTACAAAGTCGTGTTGAGTTTCTACTAGCTAAACTTGAAAACGGTATTGATAAAATTGATTTTAATAGTAATGAAACATTATTAATTGATCGTGAAAAAGCCCCTTGGCCAAAAGATCTAGCTGAACAACATGATTTATGGACTAAACAGTTCACTGATGATGTATTACGCTTAAAATTAACCAATAAAAAGAACGAAGATATTACTTCACAACTCACGAAGCGTTACCAAAATCAATTAAAACGCTTAAAACAAATTTCCAGTGAAGATATCTTCCAAAGCTATATCAATGCTTTCGCGACTTCTTATGATCCACATACTGAGTATATGTCACCAGAGACTGCGGAAAACTTTGATATCAATATGAGTCTTTCTTTAGAAGGTATTGGTGCTGTTCTACAAAGTGATAATGACTATGTCAAAATTGTCCGTTTAGTGCCTGCTGGCCCTGCTGCCAAATCAAAACAACTTGCTCCAGCCGACCGAATTGTAGCTGTAGGCCAAGATAAAGAAGAAATGATTGATATTATTGGCTGGCGTTTAGAGGAAGTTGTTAAAAAAATACGTGGCGCTAAAGGTTCCAAGGTTCAATTAGAAGTTATTCCTGCTTCTAATCCACCTGGAGATTTGACTACCAAGAAAGTCACCATAATCCGTGAGGCCATTAAACTTGAAGATCAAGCAGCAAAGAAATCTGTGCTTAATCTAGATTATCAAGGTAAATCAAGAAAAATTGGAATTATTGAACTGCCTACTTTTTATCTTGACTTTAAAGGCGTTAGAAATAATGACCCTAACTATAGAAGTAGTGTTCGTGACGTAAAAAACTTACTCACAGAACTTAAAAAAGAAAAGGTAGAAGGTATTATTATTGATCTGCGTAATAATGGTGGTGGCTCATTACAAGAGGCTACTGAATTAACAGGTTTATTTTTACCCTTAGGACCTGCTGTACAGGTTCGTGATAGTAATGGACAAGTGACAGTGCTTGATGATGCCTCAGCATCTGAAAAAGATGGTAAAGTTAAACAATCGCCTATCTATAATGGCCCACTTATTATCTTAGTCAATCGACTATCTGCTTCTGCTTCTGAAATTTTTGCAGGTGCTATGCAAGACTATCATCGTGCATTAATAGTAGGTAGCCAAACCTTTGGTAAAGGTACTGTACAATCTGTATTACCATTAAAACATGGAGAGCTTAAATTAACTGTTGCTAAATTCTATCGTGTTTCAGGACAAAGTACGCAAAATCAAGGAGTTGTACCTGACATTAGCTACCCTTCTATTATAAATACTGAACAAATTGGTGAAAGCAGCCTACCTGAAGCGATGCCATGGGATACTATAAATCCTGCTATTTCAGCGATTAATAATCCCTTTAGTACTGTATTAGATAATTTACAGCAAAAACATGATGAGCGTGCTAAAAATAATCCAGATTTTGTTTACTATAAGCAACGTGCTGATTTAGTAAAAAAACTGGCTGAAGAAAAAACACTTTCGTTGAATATAAAACAACGTAAGCAACAAAAAGATCAAGCAGAGCAAGAACTGCTTAATCTAGAGAATACTAGACGTATCGCTAAAGGTGATAAGCCTATTGATAAATTAGATGCATTAGAAACTGAATTTAATAAAGAACTCGAAGAGAATGCAACGCCAAAGCCTGAAAAAGATGGTTATTTAGTAGAAACAGCTCATGTTTTATTAGACTATATTACCTATCATGAGCAAACAAAGTAG
- the map gene encoding type I methionyl aminopeptidase: MSVIIKTAEDIEKMRIAGRLAAEVLEMLDEHVKVGITTDELNTICHDYIVNVQQAIPAPLNYHGYPKSICTSVNHVVCHGIPNDKPLKNGDIVNIDITVIKDGYHGDTSKMYLLGDVPEWADRLCKVTQECMYMAIELVKPGAHLGDIGAIIQKHAEKNGFSVVRDYCGHGIGTGFHEAPQVLHYGKTGTGLELKEGMIFTIEPMINQGRYETRTLGDGWTAITKDRKLSAQYEHMILVTNHGYEVLTLRKEETFPRSN, translated from the coding sequence ATGAGTGTAATCATTAAAACAGCTGAAGACATTGAAAAAATGCGCATTGCTGGCCGTCTAGCAGCTGAAGTATTAGAAATGCTAGATGAACATGTTAAAGTAGGCATAACCACGGACGAATTAAATACTATTTGTCATGACTATATCGTTAATGTACAACAAGCTATCCCGGCTCCATTAAACTATCATGGTTACCCTAAATCTATTTGCACTTCTGTAAACCACGTTGTTTGTCATGGTATTCCAAATGATAAGCCATTAAAGAATGGTGATATTGTTAATATTGATATTACGGTTATTAAAGATGGTTACCATGGTGATACCAGTAAAATGTATTTACTGGGTGATGTTCCTGAGTGGGCAGACCGTTTATGCAAAGTCACTCAAGAATGTATGTATATGGCTATTGAATTAGTAAAACCTGGTGCACACTTAGGTGATATTGGTGCAATTATTCAAAAACATGCAGAGAAAAATGGCTTCTCTGTCGTACGCGACTATTGCGGACACGGTATTGGTACTGGTTTCCACGAAGCACCACAAGTTTTACACTATGGTAAAACAGGCACAGGTTTAGAGCTTAAAGAAGGCATGATCTTTACCATCGAACCGATGATTAACCAAGGTCGTTATGAGACACGCACATTAGGTGATGGCTGGACGGCTATTACTAAAGATCGTAAATTATCAGCCCAATATGAGCATATGATCTTAGTAACCAATCATGGCTATGAAGTATTAACATTACGTAAAGAAGAAACTTTTCCCCGCAGCAATTAG
- the htpX gene encoding protease HtpX, producing the protein MTRIFLYLLTNLAIVVVAGIVLSLLGFSGYMGQDGLNLTALLIFCAIVGFAGSLISLFISKFMAKRAMNVQVIEQPRTRHEQWLIQTVQELSQKAGIKMPEVGIFPAYEANAFATGWNKNAALVAVSQGLLERFSPDEVKAVLGHEIGHVANGDMVTLALIQGVVNTFVMFFARIIGYFVDRVVFKNENGRGIGFFVATIAAELVLGILATMIVMWFSRKREYRADYAGASLVSPIAMISALQHLQAEANIPAEMPDSLQAFGINGSLKSGLQELFMSHPRLEDRITALRQQ; encoded by the coding sequence ATGACACGTATTTTCCTATATCTATTAACCAACTTAGCCATTGTCGTAGTAGCAGGTATTGTACTAAGTTTATTGGGTTTTTCAGGTTATATGGGGCAAGATGGCCTTAATTTAACTGCTTTACTTATTTTCTGTGCTATTGTTGGCTTTGCTGGATCATTGATCTCGCTGTTTATATCTAAATTTATGGCCAAACGAGCCATGAATGTACAGGTAATTGAACAACCTAGAACACGCCATGAGCAATGGTTAATCCAAACGGTACAAGAGCTTTCTCAAAAAGCAGGTATTAAAATGCCAGAAGTGGGTATTTTCCCTGCTTATGAAGCTAATGCTTTTGCCACAGGCTGGAACAAAAACGCTGCCTTAGTGGCAGTCAGTCAAGGTTTACTTGAGCGTTTCTCGCCTGATGAAGTAAAAGCGGTACTTGGTCATGAAATTGGCCACGTAGCTAATGGCGATATGGTAACGCTTGCCCTAATTCAAGGGGTAGTTAATACCTTTGTTATGTTTTTTGCCCGTATTATCGGTTACTTTGTGGATAGAGTAGTCTTTAAAAATGAAAATGGTCGCGGCATAGGTTTCTTTGTTGCGACAATTGCCGCTGAACTAGTATTAGGTATATTAGCCACTATGATTGTTATGTGGTTCTCAAGAAAACGAGAATACCGTGCAGATTATGCAGGTGCTTCATTAGTAAGCCCTATTGCAATGATTTCAGCATTACAACACTTACAGGCTGAAGCCAATATTCCTGCTGAAATGCCCGATAGCTTACAAGCATTTGGTATTAATGGTTCATTAAAAAGTGGCTTACAAGAACTCTTTATGAGTCACCCTCGCTTAGAAGATCGTATTACAGCGCTTCGTCAACAATAG
- the dapC gene encoding succinyldiaminopimelate transaminase, with translation MNPLLEKLQPYPFEKLRVLLSDVKANPNKTAIALSIGEPKHESPAFVKQALIEHIDKLAVYPTTAGLLSLRQAMASWVEKRFTVPDGWVTPEQHILPVNGTREALFSFTQAVIDNTKDALVVSPNPFYQIYEGAALLAGAKPHYLPCLAENGFNPDFDAVPSEIWQRCQILFLCSPGNPTGALVPVTTLKKLIQLADTYNFIIASDECYSELYFDENSPPAGLLTACAELGRNDFDKCVVFHSLSKRSNLPGLRSGFVAGDAKILKQYLLYRTYHGCAMAEHTQYASIAAWQDEQHVIANRALYRAKYDAVLEILAPVMDIQKPDGGFYLWPKTPIADTEFTKQLLVKQNVLVVPGSYLSREVDGFNPGANRVRMALVAPIDECIEAAHRIKEFLTEYS, from the coding sequence ATGAATCCATTACTAGAAAAATTACAACCTTATCCCTTTGAAAAATTAAGGGTTTTATTGAGTGATGTAAAAGCAAACCCTAATAAAACAGCAATTGCTTTATCTATTGGCGAACCAAAGCATGAATCCCCTGCTTTCGTTAAACAGGCTCTAATAGAACATATTGATAAACTAGCCGTCTACCCTACTACCGCTGGTTTACTATCATTACGTCAAGCAATGGCTAGCTGGGTTGAGAAACGTTTTACTGTACCTGATGGCTGGGTAACACCTGAACAGCATATCTTACCTGTTAATGGTACTCGTGAAGCTTTATTCTCTTTTACGCAAGCAGTTATTGATAACACCAAAGATGCTTTAGTGGTAAGTCCTAACCCTTTCTATCAGATTTATGAGGGAGCAGCATTATTAGCTGGCGCTAAACCTCATTATTTACCTTGTTTAGCTGAGAATGGCTTTAACCCAGACTTCGATGCTGTACCATCTGAAATTTGGCAGCGTTGCCAAATTTTATTTTTATGCTCACCTGGTAACCCCACTGGGGCGCTTGTTCCTGTAACAACACTTAAAAAGCTTATTCAACTGGCTGACACTTATAATTTCATTATTGCTTCTGACGAATGCTATAGCGAATTATATTTTGATGAAAACAGCCCACCTGCTGGTTTATTAACAGCCTGTGCAGAATTAGGACGCAATGATTTTGATAAGTGTGTAGTTTTCCATAGTTTATCAAAGCGCTCTAACCTACCTGGATTACGTTCTGGTTTTGTTGCTGGTGATGCCAAAATATTAAAACAATATCTGCTTTACCGCACCTACCATGGCTGTGCTATGGCAGAACACACACAATATGCAAGTATAGCTGCTTGGCAAGATGAACAACATGTTATTGCTAATCGAGCCCTCTATCGTGCAAAATACGATGCTGTTTTAGAGATTCTAGCGCCTGTTATGGATATTCAAAAACCTGATGGTGGTTTTTATTTATGGCCTAAAACCCCTATAGCAGACACTGAATTTACTAAACAATTATTAGTGAAACAAAACGTACTGGTAGTACCTGGTTCTTACTTGTCTAGGGAGGTAGATGGTTTTAATCCAGGCGCTAACAGGGTAAGGATGGCTTTAGTAGCACCTATTGATGAGTGTATAGAAGCCGCACACCGAATAAAAGAATTTCTTACAGAATATAGTTAG
- a CDS encoding AI-2E family transporter: MQSSNNKLEIFTFFVILVFFSCAFLNIMLPFFGAIFWAIILTILFSPMQRNLEHRLKGKNNLAAFITVCICILIVVIPVIFVINSLFQESSALLTRMKEGKFDIGQYLQHIMDGLPAPLQSLMERMGWNLDIADIKDRLANVGMKALSFAGNQAYSIGQVTLQFAISLCVMLYLLFFLLRDGSWLGQSIKRAIPISDDRKSDLYERFSIVIRATVKGNIIVACIQGALGGIAFWFYGIQGAILWGTIMAVLSLLPAVGASLVWGPVAIYFLVTGMIWQGVSLIVFGAVVIGMIDNVLRPILVGKDTKLPDWLILLSTLGGISVFGINGFVLGPLVAAMFITVWAILTERRLQLEDTSQAESFHALADGNQPAPQRKKRRYYNNRKRNQNSKGTDNGND, encoded by the coding sequence ATGCAATCGAGTAATAATAAGCTTGAAATATTTACTTTTTTTGTCATTTTAGTATTTTTTAGCTGTGCTTTCTTAAACATTATGTTGCCATTTTTTGGCGCTATTTTTTGGGCTATTATTTTAACTATTTTGTTTAGCCCTATGCAAAGAAATTTAGAGCATCGTTTAAAGGGCAAAAATAATTTAGCGGCTTTTATTACTGTTTGTATTTGTATCTTAATAGTGGTTATTCCTGTTATTTTTGTTATTAATTCATTATTTCAAGAAAGTTCTGCATTATTAACCCGGATGAAAGAGGGTAAGTTTGATATTGGCCAATATTTACAACATATTATGGATGGTTTACCTGCTCCTTTACAAAGTTTAATGGAGAGAATGGGGTGGAATTTAGATATCGCTGATATCAAAGATAGATTAGCCAATGTGGGAATGAAAGCGTTAAGTTTTGCAGGTAATCAAGCCTATAGTATTGGGCAGGTTACACTACAATTTGCGATTAGCCTCTGTGTAATGCTGTATTTGTTGTTCTTTTTATTACGTGATGGGTCATGGTTAGGACAAAGTATCAAGCGTGCTATCCCTATTTCTGATGACCGTAAATCTGATTTATATGAAAGATTTTCTATTGTTATTAGAGCAACTGTCAAAGGTAATATTATCGTAGCTTGTATACAGGGAGCATTAGGTGGTATTGCTTTTTGGTTTTATGGTATTCAGGGTGCTATATTGTGGGGCACCATTATGGCTGTTCTTTCACTATTACCAGCAGTAGGTGCTAGTTTAGTGTGGGGGCCTGTAGCTATTTATTTCTTGGTAACAGGTATGATTTGGCAAGGTGTTAGTTTAATTGTCTTTGGTGCAGTGGTTATTGGCATGATTGATAATGTATTACGCCCCATTTTAGTAGGTAAAGATACTAAATTACCAGATTGGTTAATTCTGTTGTCAACCTTAGGTGGTATTTCTGTTTTTGGTATTAATGGTTTTGTATTGGGGCCATTAGTGGCGGCGATGTTTATTACTGTATGGGCAATATTAACTGAAAGACGTTTACAGTTAGAGGACACTAGTCAAGCTGAAAGTTTTCATGCTTTAGCTGATGGAAACCAACCAGCTCCTCAACGTAAAAAACGTAGGTACTATAACAACAGGAAACGTAATCAAAACAGCAAAGGAACGGATAACGGAAATGACTAA